The following proteins come from a genomic window of Dreissena polymorpha isolate Duluth1 chromosome 1, UMN_Dpol_1.0, whole genome shotgun sequence:
- the LOC127872271 gene encoding potassium voltage-gated channel protein Shaker-like isoform X2, producing MQQKSDNHRHKDKEESCGDIPSPISDPPPYESVGQNHNDDGGIESYQSYEDDSNKLRDDSTAPLLGNCTQPLQSFPKITEDDHIHPNDGMGQQTGDYEACERVVINVSGLRFETQLKTLNQFPETVLGCPAKRNRYYDPLRNEYFFDRNRPCFDAILYYYQSGGRLRRPVNVPLDVFAEEIKFYELGQAAIEKYREDEGFIKEEEKPLPQNEFQRRVWLLFEYPESSTAARIIAIFSVLIILLSIVIFCLETLPQFKHYRVVNETANGTGSIEEDDIPKFNEPFFIIETCCIIWFTSELLVRETEYDDRQSYQHVQSCPEYPQKKDSLLSDSASDVLEMGEGGSCYNIMDKTNENHTSKNNNPSSLNNLSIETDV from the exons ATGCAGCAGAAGTCGGATAACCACAGGCACAAGGACAAGGAGGAATCATGTGGGGACATTCCGTCACCCATCTCTGACCCCCCACCCTACGAATCCGTGGGTCAAAATCACAATGATGATGGCGGCATAGAGTCCTATCAGAGTTATGAGGACGACTCTAACAAACTCAGGGACGATTCCACTGCGCCGCTGCTGGGAAACTGCACACAGCCCTTACA GTCCTTTCCCAAAATTACTGAGGATGACCATATACATCCGAATGATGGAATGGGGCAGCAAACTGGGGACTATGAAGCCTGTGAACGAGTTGTGATAAACGTGAGTGGCCTTCGGTTTGAGACACAACTAAAGACACTTAACCAGTTTCCAGAGACGGTTCTAGGATGCCCAGCTAAGAGAAATCGATATTATGATCCGCTTCGCAACGAGTATTTTTTTGACAGAAACAGGCCTTGTTTCGATGCCATTTTGTACTATTATCAAAGTGGTGGGCGGTTGCGAAGACCAGTAAATGTTCCATTGGATGTGTTTGCTGAGGAGATTAAGTTTTATGAGTTAGGCCAAGCAGCCATAGAGAAATACAGAGAGGATGAGGGATTTATCAAGGAGGAAGAAAAGCCCCTTCCACAAAATGAATTTCAAAGAAGGGTCTGGCTTCTGTTTGAATACCCAGAAAGCTCAACTGCGGCCCGTATTATTGCCATTTTCTCAGTGCTTATTATTTTACTCTCCATTGTGATATTTTGCTTGGAAACATTGCCACAATTCAAGCATTACAGAGTTGTGAATGAAACAGCAAATGGCACTGGGTCTATTGAAGAAGATGACATACCGAAATTTAACGAGCCATTCTTTATCATAGAAACCTGCTGCATTATTTGGTTTACATCAGAACTATTGGTAAG AGAAACGGAGTATGATGACCGACAGTCCTATCAGCATGTGCAATCATGTCCGGAATATCCTCAAAAGAAGGACTCACTGTTGTCAGACAGCGCTTCTGATGTGCTAGAAATGGGGGAAGGAGGTAGCTGCTATAACATCATGGACAAAACCAATGAGAATCATACTAGCAAAAACAACAATCCATCAAGTTTGAACAACTTGAGTATTGAAACTGATGTATAA
- the LOC127872271 gene encoding potassium voltage-gated channel subfamily A member 2-like isoform X1, protein MQQKSDNHRHKDKEESCGDIPSPISDPPPYESVGQNHNDDGGIESYQSYEDDSNKLRDDSTAPLLGNCTQPLQSFPKITEDDHIHPNDGMGQQTGDYEACERVVINVSGLRFETQLKTLNQFPETVLGCPAKRNRYYDPLRNEYFFDRNRPCFDAILYYYQSGGRLRRPVNVPLDVFAEEIKFYELGQAAIEKYREDEGFIKEEEKPLPQNEFQRRVWLLFEYPESSTAARIIAIFSVLIILLSIVIFCLETLPQFKHYRVVNETANGTGSIEEDDIPKFNEPFFIIETCCIIWFTSELLVRYASCPEKLGFFKNIMNVIDIVAIIPYFITLGTVIADESRSNNQAMSLAILRVIRLVRVFRIFKLSRHSKGLQILGQTLKASMRELGLLIFFLFIGVILFSSAVYFAEADAEASHFKSIPDAFWWAVVTMTTVGYGDMRPIGVWGKLVGSLCAIAGVLTIALPVPVIVSNFNYFYHRETEYDDRQSYQHVQSCPEYPQKKDSLLSDSASDVLEMGEGGSCYNIMDKTNENHTSKNNNPSSLNNLSIETDV, encoded by the exons ATGCAGCAGAAGTCGGATAACCACAGGCACAAGGACAAGGAGGAATCATGTGGGGACATTCCGTCACCCATCTCTGACCCCCCACCCTACGAATCCGTGGGTCAAAATCACAATGATGATGGCGGCATAGAGTCCTATCAGAGTTATGAGGACGACTCTAACAAACTCAGGGACGATTCCACTGCGCCGCTGCTGGGAAACTGCACACAGCCCTTACA GTCCTTTCCCAAAATTACTGAGGATGACCATATACATCCGAATGATGGAATGGGGCAGCAAACTGGGGACTATGAAGCCTGTGAACGAGTTGTGATAAACGTGAGTGGCCTTCGGTTTGAGACACAACTAAAGACACTTAACCAGTTTCCAGAGACGGTTCTAGGATGCCCAGCTAAGAGAAATCGATATTATGATCCGCTTCGCAACGAGTATTTTTTTGACAGAAACAGGCCTTGTTTCGATGCCATTTTGTACTATTATCAAAGTGGTGGGCGGTTGCGAAGACCAGTAAATGTTCCATTGGATGTGTTTGCTGAGGAGATTAAGTTTTATGAGTTAGGCCAAGCAGCCATAGAGAAATACAGAGAGGATGAGGGATTTATCAAGGAGGAAGAAAAGCCCCTTCCACAAAATGAATTTCAAAGAAGGGTCTGGCTTCTGTTTGAATACCCAGAAAGCTCAACTGCGGCCCGTATTATTGCCATTTTCTCAGTGCTTATTATTTTACTCTCCATTGTGATATTTTGCTTGGAAACATTGCCACAATTCAAGCATTACAGAGTTGTGAATGAAACAGCAAATGGCACTGGGTCTATTGAAGAAGATGACATACCGAAATTTAACGAGCCATTCTTTATCATAGAAACCTGCTGCATTATTTGGTTTACATCAGAACTATTGGTAAGGTATGCATCATGCCCAGAAAAGCTTGGTTTCTTCAAAAACATTATGAATGTTATTGATATTGTTGCGATCATTCCATATTTTATTACCCTCGGGACTGTCATTGCGGATGAAAGTCGAAGCAACAACCAGGCTATGTCTCTAGCAATTCTGAGGGTTATTAGACTGGTCCGAGTATTTAGGATTTTCAAACTTTCTAGACATTCAAAAGGACTACAAATTCTTGGCCAAACACTGAAAGCCAGTATGCGTGAACTAGGCTTGCTCATATTTTTCTTATTCATCGGAGTTATTCTGTTTTCAAGTGCAGTTTACTTCGCCGAAGCTGATGCGGAAGCCTCACATTTCAAAAGTATACCAGATGCATTTTGGTGGGCAGTAGTGACCATGACAACAGTAGGATATGGTGATATGCGTCCAATAGGGGTGTGGGGAAAGTTGGTAGGGTCACTTTGTGCCATTGCTGGTGTGTTGACAATCGCTTTGCCTGTGCCTGTTATTGTTTCCAACTTCAATTATTTTTACCACAGAGAAACGGAGTATGATGACCGACAGTCCTATCAGCATGTGCAATCATGTCCGGAATATCCTCAAAAGAAGGACTCACTGTTGTCAGACAGCGCTTCTGATGTGCTAGAAATGGGGGAAGGAGGTAGCTGCTATAACATCATGGACAAAACCAATGAGAATCATACTAGCAAAAACAACAATCCATCAAGTTTGAACAACTTGAGTATTGAAACTGATGTATAA